Genomic segment of Octadecabacter arcticus 238:
GAAGATGAGCCGCTTGATCATATGCAGCGTTGATGCTTACGTTTAATCCTAATGCAATCATTGGGGTATGACCGATCCGATCCCTAGCTCAACTATTGGCAGTTGTTGCTAAAACTGAGCATTTCGGTCCAAATGAAGTTGAATGAAACAATCAGCCGAAAATTCAAAGCAGGAAGTTCTCGCCGGTCTGGTTGAGCGCGTAACTTTCCACAGCCTTGAAAGTGGCTTTTGCGTACTGCGCCTGAAGGCTCGTGGACACCGGGACCTGGTCACAACCATAGGGCACGCAGCAATGATTTCGGCTGGGGAATGGGTTACGGCGTCCGGTGATTGGATAAATGACCGCGATCACGGCCTACAGTTCAAGGCCCGGTTCCTCAGGACATCCGCACCATCATCACTGGAGGGGATCGAGAAGTATCTTGGCTCCGGCATGATCCGCGGCATCGGCCCAGTCTACGCCAAGCGCTTGGTCAAGAAATTCGGCAAGGACGTGTTTGATCTGATCGAGGCCGAACCCGAGCGGCTACGGGAGGTCGAGGGTATCGGGCCGAAGCGAGCCGACAAGATTACCTCGGCCTGGGCTGATCAGAAGGTTATCCGCGAGATAATGGTCTTTCTGCATGAGCATAGCGTTGGAACCGCTCGGGCCGTGCGCATCTTTAAAACCTACGGTACAGACGCGGTACAGGTTATGAGTGAGAACCCTTACCAATTGGCGCGTGACATTCGTGGCATCGGGTTCCGGACGGCGGACATGATAGCCGAAAAGCTTGGGATCGAGAAAACTGCCATGATCCGGGTGCGGTCAGGCATTTCCTATGCCCTCGCCGAGGCCATGGGAAACGGGCATTGTGGCTTGCCGCGAAAAGAACTGATCCCATTGGCGATCAAGCTACTCGATGTTCCAGATGGCCTGATCCATACTGCGATTGAATTTGAAATATCCGATGGCACGGTCACGGCTGACACGGTTTCTGATACGCCTTGTGTGTTTTTGAGCGGATTGTATCACGCGGAGAAGGGCATCGCAGGTCGGTTCCGTGCTTTGATGCCAGGTTCTTTGCCTTGGCCAAAAATAGATGCCGATAAGGCGCTGCCTTGGGTAGAAAAGAAAACTGGTCTGACCCTCGCTGACAGTCAGGTTGAGGCCATTCGGCTTGCGCTTTGCTCAAAGGTCATGGTGATCACTGGTGGCCCTGGTGTCGGCAAAACCACCATCGTTAATTCGATCCTGCAAATCCTGGCTGCCAAGTCAGTGACGCTGTTGCTGTGCGCCCCAACCGGGCGGGCGGCGAAACGGATGAAAGAAGCAACCGGGATGGAGGCCAAAACCATCCATCGCCTTTTGGAGATCGACCCCAATTCCTTTGGTTTCAAACGAAACGAAGAAAACCCACTCGAATGCGATCTTCTCGTGATTGACGAAAGCTCAATGGTTGATGTCTCGTTGATGCAGTCCCTGCTCAGGGCTGTTCCAGATCACGCTGCTGTCCTGATCGTCGGTGACATTGATCAGTTGCCCTCAGTCGGTCCGGGGCAAGTGCTGGCTGATATTATTGGATCGAATGCTATTCCAATCGTGCGCCTGACAGAGGTGTTCCGACAAGCCGCCAAAAGCAGGATTATTACCAATGCCCACTTGATCAACAAGGGCAAGACACCGGACCTCAGCACGCCAGACGGCGAAACGGATTTCTACTTCGTACCCGCCGAGGACCCTGAGCAAGCCGTGAGCCGCATCATCACCCTCGTACAGTCGCGCATTCCCCGACGATTTGGCCTTGATCCCATTCGTGACATCCAAGTTCTATGCCCAATGAACCGAGGCGGTGTCGGTGCGCGTTCACTCAACATCGAACTCCAAGCTGCCTTGAACACCCCAGGAGAAAACAAGGTTGAGCGCTTCGGCTCGACCTTCGCGCCAGGTGACAAGGTCATGCAAATCGAGAACGACTATGACAAAGAAGTCTACAATGGGGACATCGGTTATGTTGAAGCCGTTGATATCAACGAAGGCGAACTAACTGCCAGTTTTGATGGCCGAGCGGTGAGTTATCTGTTCGGTGAGCTCGATACACTGGTGCTCGCTTATGCCGCGACGATTCACAAAAGCCAGGGCTCTGAATACCCTGCCGTCGTTATCCCTGTGCTGACTCAGCATTACGTCATGCTGCAACGTAACCTGCTCTACACAGGAATTACTCGCGGTAAACGGCTGGTGGTACTCGTCGGCCAGCGCAAGGCCGTGGCCATCGCCGTAAAGAACGTATCGGGTCGGAAGCGCTGGTCAAAGCTGGACGAATGGCTGGTAGAGGGCGAAGGCACATGACCGGATAATTCCACCTAAAATTAGTGCTTTGTCTATCGTGGCATCATCAACCTGTACAAGATTACCGCCCCGCGTGGAAAACCCTACAGCCATATTCTTGATCGCGGCACGTTACCAAGTTCCGATACGCGTAGAATGAGCGCCGAACTTATTCGAGAACTCCTCAATCGTCCTTCCTTCTTTGAAGCGTCACAACGTGAGGCAGTTAATAAATGTGTTCCGTCTTTGTTCCTGTTGGTGTAAATACCATAAAGAATTTGTGACCGGCACGCGTTTCGCGTCGCCGAATGGGCAAGGCCTCGCGTTTGAGAAAAAGAGTTGTCAAAATGATGAACACTGCAATGCGCTATGCGTCCGGTACTGACGGTGCAGAGTGCAAGTTTAGTAGCTCCGTTTTGGCAGGGGAGGATTGCCTTCACGTGGGTCATCGAAACATGGCGCTGCCCCTCTTGGCCAAAAAATGGGGAGCTCATGTTTTAGGTAGCTTCCTGCTTTTGAGAGCCCCTTCGGGGCAATCCTGAGAAATGGGCGGCTCTCTTATTATTGCAGAAAAACCGTCACAGGCACGCAATCTACGTGAAGCGCTGGGAAACCGCTATGGCAAGGTATTATCTGCAAGTGGACATATATTTAGACTAGCGGAACCTGCTGAGGTCAACGCAGCTTGGAAAAAATGGTCTTATGAGGTGTTACGCCCTGAAGCTGGATTTTACCCACTGCGCCCGGATAACAGCCATGGCAAAGATAAGTTGATTGCAGAAATAAAGGCGGCCTTAAAGGAAGCTGACCGGGTGATTATTGCAACCGACTGTGACCGTGAAGGTCAGGCCATCGGTGAAAACATCCTGCGCTACTTCAAATTCAAGGGTGAGGTCCTGCGGGCGATGTTTTCTGCGGAAGATCCCGTCTCACTGCGACAGTCTTTTGAGGCTTTGAAACCCAATGAACACTATAGGCCACTTTACGCTGCTGCTATGGCGCGCGCGCAAAGTGACCAGATTGCCAACCTGACGGCGACACGGGCGGTTACGATCGCCTTAAAGCCTCATGGGATGAAGGGGGCGATCGGCATCGGCAGAGTCAAAACCCCAACCATGGGGATTGTTTGTGCACGAGAGCGCGAAATTCAAGGTTTTGAGGCAAGACCCTATTTTGATCTTTGGGTTGATGTCAGTGACGGCCAAGATGTCTTGCGGCTCAAGCATTTCCCGGCTCACGAGGCACGGGTTTTTGATGGGGATTTGGCGCAAAAGATCACGGCATCTTTTGATCCTTGGAAAGGCCCGCTGAAGGTTACTTTTGAGAAAAAGAAGCAACCACCACCGCGCCTGATGGATCTACCGCTATTGCAGCAGCGCGCAGCACGCTGGGGTTGGTCTGCACAAAAGACGCTTAATGTGGCTCAGAGCCTATATGAAACCCACAAGATCACGACATATCCCAGAGCAGAGACAAAGTATTTGCCAGAAGTCGAAAAGCAAAATGCGCAAGCGATGCTGGACGGTTTGCGTGATCTTCCCTTTGTCAAAGTTGCCTACGCAACACCAACCTATCGCATGGGAAAACGGGGCTGCTTCTCAGACGAAGGCCTAGCTGGTGCGTCGCACCACGCAATCATACCCAACTTTAAAACCCGCGATAAATGGGCTCGTGTTCTCAGCGCTTTATCCGCTGATGAACGCCGTCTTTTTGAACTGATTGCACTGAGCTATACCGCTGCCATTGGGCCGGATCGACTTTATGATCGCACTGAAATCTCCTCAATGGCTGGGCAGCGCAAGTTCGCCGCGAGTGGTATCGTCGAGCAGCAGCCCGGCTGGCGAGAAGCTCTCGGTGCTGATCCGGATGCAAGTAAGAAAAGCAGTGCCGAAATAGCAGCTGTCCTCCCACCATGGAAGGATCGCCAGGTGGTCGATGCCGTAAAATCTGGCGTTGACAAAAAGACAACCAAACCGCCAGCTCGTTTCAATGAAGGCACCTTGATAAAAGCAATGCAGGAAGCTTGGAAATATGCCCATGACCCCAAGACAGCAGAGCGCCTTAAAGGTGCCGCCGGGATCGGGACGCCAGCGACGCGCGCCTCGATTCTAGAGGGGTTAAAAACCCAGAACCTGTTTGAGGTCATTGATAAGCATCTCGCTCCAAGCACCCCTGCAATGGCAATTTATGACGTTCTCCTCAAAGAAGCGCCGGAAATTCTTGATCCAGCAGCGACGGCTGAAATGGAGCTGGCCCTTGATGGTATTCTGAAGGGCGAGCAGAATCCGCGCACCGTGGTTGATACCATTGTTGCCCGCGCCGCCGCGTTGGCGGCGAAGATGGAACAGCGCGGCCAGTCAGGCACTAAGCTCGATATTGATTTTACCGCCAAACCCAGCCCCAAGATGCTTCAAGCCGCGCGCTCCAAAGCGAAGCGAACGGGGGTGCGTCTGCCAAAACGTGCTACCACTGATCGAACCGTTTGTTCTGAGTTCTTAGGCCCACAATTGGAAGGAAACAGTCCAAGTGCCGCCCAACTTTCTTTTGCGCGCAAAATTGCTAGTGACGCAAATATCGATCTGCCAGAAGCCATCCTTGGGGATCGCGCAGCACTTTCTGCCTTTATCAAAAAGAACAAAAGCAAGCCGTCAAAGGGGGGGAGTGAAAAATGATGGTCGGGCCAGTTGAGCATCCGCGGCACCGGACAGTGACTGCACTAAGATCAAGTCAGCCTTCTTTGTCATTTTCGGCCCAAAGCCGCTGCTCGCCGGACATGACGTATGCTGCGATGCGGCCAGTCGAACCGGTCATTGGTGAGGAGCGCAGCAATTCACTCGTTGCAATGACATCAGTGGGGGCAAACCTGCCTCAGGAAACTCGCTCGACTATACTATCTGCGACATTGGAGGCGCGAAAGAGAAGTGCCACAAACAGACGCTCGTCTAAATCAAGAACTTGTTCAACGATCATGATGTGTTCTCCGAGTTGTAGGGGTTGCCATGTTCAGGATAGGCATTGTGGTTGCTGAACAACAGCACTTCCATCTGGTCGATTTTCCACCAAATATCGGTTGGTGTTTTGTGGTGTTGAAGCTCCAGGTAATCGCGTAACCCGTTA
This window contains:
- a CDS encoding ATP-dependent RecD-like DNA helicase — protein: MKQSAENSKQEVLAGLVERVTFHSLESGFCVLRLKARGHRDLVTTIGHAAMISAGEWVTASGDWINDRDHGLQFKARFLRTSAPSSLEGIEKYLGSGMIRGIGPVYAKRLVKKFGKDVFDLIEAEPERLREVEGIGPKRADKITSAWADQKVIREIMVFLHEHSVGTARAVRIFKTYGTDAVQVMSENPYQLARDIRGIGFRTADMIAEKLGIEKTAMIRVRSGISYALAEAMGNGHCGLPRKELIPLAIKLLDVPDGLIHTAIEFEISDGTVTADTVSDTPCVFLSGLYHAEKGIAGRFRALMPGSLPWPKIDADKALPWVEKKTGLTLADSQVEAIRLALCSKVMVITGGPGVGKTTIVNSILQILAAKSVTLLLCAPTGRAAKRMKEATGMEAKTIHRLLEIDPNSFGFKRNEENPLECDLLVIDESSMVDVSLMQSLLRAVPDHAAVLIVGDIDQLPSVGPGQVLADIIGSNAIPIVRLTEVFRQAAKSRIITNAHLINKGKTPDLSTPDGETDFYFVPAEDPEQAVSRIITLVQSRIPRRFGLDPIRDIQVLCPMNRGGVGARSLNIELQAALNTPGENKVERFGSTFAPGDKVMQIENDYDKEVYNGDIGYVEAVDINEGELTASFDGRAVSYLFGELDTLVLAYAATIHKSQGSEYPAVVIPVLTQHYVMLQRNLLYTGITRGKRLVVLVGQRKAVAIAVKNVSGRKRWSKLDEWLVEGEGT
- a CDS encoding DNA topoisomerase, producing MGGSLIIAEKPSQARNLREALGNRYGKVLSASGHIFRLAEPAEVNAAWKKWSYEVLRPEAGFYPLRPDNSHGKDKLIAEIKAALKEADRVIIATDCDREGQAIGENILRYFKFKGEVLRAMFSAEDPVSLRQSFEALKPNEHYRPLYAAAMARAQSDQIANLTATRAVTIALKPHGMKGAIGIGRVKTPTMGIVCAREREIQGFEARPYFDLWVDVSDGQDVLRLKHFPAHEARVFDGDLAQKITASFDPWKGPLKVTFEKKKQPPPRLMDLPLLQQRAARWGWSAQKTLNVAQSLYETHKITTYPRAETKYLPEVEKQNAQAMLDGLRDLPFVKVAYATPTYRMGKRGCFSDEGLAGASHHAIIPNFKTRDKWARVLSALSADERRLFELIALSYTAAIGPDRLYDRTEISSMAGQRKFAASGIVEQQPGWREALGADPDASKKSSAEIAAVLPPWKDRQVVDAVKSGVDKKTTKPPARFNEGTLIKAMQEAWKYAHDPKTAERLKGAAGIGTPATRASILEGLKTQNLFEVIDKHLAPSTPAMAIYDVLLKEAPEILDPAATAEMELALDGILKGEQNPRTVVDTIVARAAALAAKMEQRGQSGTKLDIDFTAKPSPKMLQAARSKAKRTGVRLPKRATTDRTVCSEFLGPQLEGNSPSAAQLSFARKIASDANIDLPEAILGDRAALSAFIKKNKSKPSKGGSEK